A DNA window from Trichosurus vulpecula isolate mTriVul1 chromosome 2, mTriVul1.pri, whole genome shotgun sequence contains the following coding sequences:
- the CABP5 gene encoding calcium-binding protein 5: protein MQFPMGPACIFLRKGIAEKQRDRPLGPDEIEELREAFHEFDKDRDGFISCKDLGNLMRTMGYMPTEMELAELGQQIRMNLGGKVDFEDFVELMTPKLLAETAGMIGVHEMRDAFKEFDANGDGSITLVELRQAMQRLLGEQLSAQEISEVVQEADVNGDGTVDFEEFVKMMSR, encoded by the exons ATGCAGTTCCCCATGGGACCAGCTTGCATCTTCCTGAGGAAAGGGATTGCGGAGAAACAGAGG GATCGTCCACTAGGACCAGATGAGATTGAAG AGCTTCGGGAAGCCTTCCATGAGTTTGACAAGGATCGAGATGGTTTCATCTCTTGCAAGGACCTGGGGAACCTGATGAGGACCATGGGCTACATGCCCACTGAGATGGAGCTGGCAGAGCTGGGACAGCAGATCCGAATGAACC TTGGTGGCAAGGTGGACTTTGAGGACTTTGTAGAACTAATGACACCCAAGCTGCTGGCAGAGACAGCTGGGATGATCGGAGTGCATGAGATGCGTGATGCCTTCAAGGAG TTCGATGCCAATGGAGATGGCTCAATCACCTTGGTAGAACTTCGCCAGGCCATGCAAAGGCTGCTAGGGGAGCAGCTCAGTGCCCAAGAGATTTCTGAGGTTGTGCAGGAGGCTGACGTCAATggagatggcacagtggattttGAAG AGTTTGTGAAGATGATGTCCCGCTGA
- the LOC118836272 gene encoding zinc finger protein 3 homolog, which yields MEYNTTGQCRQPREGMSALLPCWSSPRRHHPMREAGPLDTIPAWKKGSGALEAGKAKEPKVSLKEEEEQPVAAEEEADQKQPTLSSIPGLVHLINDNGVHSTAHLVRGKMVASATKPVAEASGEAPAEEEEAEAEPEEESQGERESEAALPGSPEGLKVREGLVEDKRFLCVACGKHFKRAWELFSHEVVHKSARPFCCDLCDAAFKHHSDFKSHGLVHIHSVNSCQSDVPKERRIHTGERPFACPACPKRFKSPYELQRHASARPFACPDCGKAFAAGPALLLHRRQHCEDKPHVCGACGKRFMYGHSLRVHERVHSGARPFACPDCGKAFAAGPALLLHRRQHCEDKPHVCSACGKRFMYGHSLRVHERAFKQSDALTSHRRVHSGERPYPCATCGKAFKQSSYLAVHQRSHTGERPYACPMCGKALARPSLLVQHRRVHSPARPFACRYSPKLFKDVACRAVHEKVHTGDMPYKCQVCGKAFSHPSNLLQHGKVHSDG from the exons ATGGAGTACAACACTACAGGGCAGTGCAGGCAGCCCAGGGAAGGTATGAGTGCCCTGCTACCCTGCTGGTCATCTCCTCGGAGGCATCACCCGATGAGGGAAGCAGGTCCCCTCGACACCATCCCTGCCTGGAAGAAGGGCTCTGGGGCACTGGAGGCCGGAAAGGCCAAG gaGCCTAAAGTGTCcctaaaggaagaggaggagcagccAGTGGCAGCAGAGGAGGAGGCTGACCAAAAGCAGCCCACGCTCAGTTCCATCCCTGGCCTGGTCCATCTCATTAATGATAATGGTGTCCACTCCACAGCCCATCTAGTTCGAGGCAAGATGGTGGCCTCGGCTACCAAGCCTGTGGCTGAGGCTTCCggggaggccccagcagaggaagaagaggctgAAGCAGAGCCAGAGGAGGAGTCACAAGGGGAGAGAGAGTCAGAGGCAGCATTGCCTGGCTCCCCAGAGGGCCTCAAGGTCAGGGAGGGCCTTGTGGAGGACAAGAGATTCCTGTGTGTAGCCTGTGGCAAACACTTCAAGCGGGCGTGGGAGCTGTTCAGCCATGAGGTCGTCCATAAGTCAGCCCGGCCCTTCTGCTGTGACCTGTGTGATGCGGCCTTCAAGCATCATTCTGATTTCAAGAGCCATGGACTGGTCCACA TCCATTCTGTgaacagctgccaaagtgacgtTCCTAAG GAGCGGCGCATCCACACCGGCGAGCGGCCCTTCGCCTGCCCCGCCTGCCCCAAGCGCTTCAAGTCGCCCTACGAGCTGCAGCGGCACGCCTCGGCGCGGCCCTTCGCCTGCCCCGACTGCGGCAAGGCCTTCGCGGCGGGGCCCGCGCTGTTGCTGCATCGGCGCCAGCACTGCGAGGACAAGCCCCACGTGTGCGGCGCGTGCGGCAAGCGCTTTATGTACGGCCACAGCCTGCGGGTGCACGAGCGCGTGCACAGCGGGGCCCGGCCCTTTGCCTGCCCCGACTGCGGCAAGGCCTTCGCGGCGGGGCCCGCGCTGTTGCTGCATCGGCGCCAGCACTGCGAGGACAAGCCCCACGTGTGCAGCGCATGCGGCAAGCGCTTTATGTACGGCCACAGCCTGCGGGTGCACGAGCGC GCCTTCAAGCAGTCCGACGCGCTGACCTCGCACCGCCGCGTGCACTCGGGCGAGCGCCCGTACCCGTGTGCCACGTGCGGCAAGGCCTTCAAGCAGTCGTCCTACCTGGCGGTCCACCAGCGCTCGCACACCGGAGAGCGGCCGTACGCCTGCCCCATGTGCGGCAAGGCCCTTGCCCGGCCCTCGCTGCTCGTGCAGCACCGCCGGGTGCACAGCCCTGCCCGCCCCTTCGCCTGCCGATACAGccccaaactcttcaaggacgtGGCCTGCCGCGCTGTGCACGAGAAGGTGCACACTGGAGACATGCCATACAAATGTCAGGTCTGCGGCAAGGCTTTCAGCCACCCCAGCAACCTGCTGCAGCACGGGAAGGTGCACAGTGATGGCTGA